The DNA sequence GCAATGGCAATGATTTTACCCATAAGTATTAAAGATTAACGCTTTTTCCGATTTCGATGAAGATCAATTCTTTGTTGGCTTTTTCTGCCTTCTGCAGGCACTCCTCCTGATTGACTTTTATCGGGGGGAAGGTGTCGTAGTGCATCGCAACAATGCGGTCGCACTGCACAAAGTCGGCGCTTCTCAGGGCATCGTCAATGCCCATGGTAAAGTGGTCGCCAATAGGCAGAATGCTGAAGTCGATCTTGTACTCATCAGCAATAAGCTTCATGTCATTAGTAAGTGCGGTATCACCCGCAAAGTAGAACGTGCCCTCCTGCGCTTTAACTACAAAGCCTGCAGGGTTGCCACCATAGCTGCCATCAGGGAAGGAGCTGGTGTGGTGGGCGATGGTCATTTTAATTTCCAGATCATCGATTTGTATCTTGCCGCCCAGATTCATCGGCAGGGCATTTTCGATCCCTTTTTCATTGAAATAGTTGATGATTTCAAAGTTGCTGATCAGGGTCAGGTCGGGATTGTTTTTGAAAATGGCTTCGGTGTCGAGGATATGATCCTGATGGGCATGAGACAGTAACAGATAATCTACTTTGATCGCCTCCAGGTCAATATCTTTGGCCAATTCATTTCCTGAAATGAAAGGGTCGAAAAGTAATCTCTTTCCTGCTACTTCCATGTAAACAGTAGCATGTCCATAATAAGTGACTTTCATATTGAAGGGAGTTTACGGTTAAAGGAAATTAGCGTGTTTCCACACGTTCCACGCAAATATAATAGAATGTTTGAAGTTTTCGTGAAAACCGTGAAACAAATTTTGTCGACAATCACGCCTAAGTATCGTCGGTGGTGTTTTGAGCGCTGTGGTGTATCTTTTCAGCTGGAAAAATTTATAAAATGAATTAAATTCATATGATTAATCTAACTATTTAAAAACTGTCCATCGCCAAAAAAAGGGCGAATGCCCTTTAATTAAATCAATTTATTCCTCATCGCCAAATGGCTGATCCATATTTAACATGCCCGAGAGCAGATCTGAAAATTGGTGCCCTTTGCCGAGGGGTTTTTTACTGATCAGGCTGTAAGCCGACAGCCCGTGGAGCAGGAACTCCTTGTGTGTGAGGTGTTCTTCGCCGGAGAGGTCGGGCTGGTGTTTCTTGATCAGCGCCTCAAGGGGCGGGATGTTCTTCAGTGCGGCTTCAAAGGCTTTATCAGTGGATTCAGACAGCAGATCAATGACGTTCCCTTTTTCGAAATACTGCGCTACTTGCAGGTAGGGGTTATCGGTTTGTTTGCGTACTTTTTCTGGCGAGGGGTAAAGCTCGGCAAAGGTGGAGCGCACGGCTTTTTCCATGAGCGTGGCAGCAACGGCGGCGGCACCTTCTTGCTCTCCTTCATACACCAGTTCCACTTTTCCTGTGATGGCGGGAATGATCTGAAGGAAATCCGCAAGGCGTGCCTGGCTTTGTTTTTCGCCATTGAGGAGCATCCTTCGCTCGGCAGTGGCATAAAGGGTTTCGAGGGCGGAGATGGTCAGGCGTGCCGATACCCCGCTTTTGACATCGATGTATTCGGAATTTCGGGCTTCTACGGCCACTTGTTCAATCAGGCTAAGCAAGAGGTCGGGGATGATGATGCTTTCTTTGAGTTGCTCAGGCACTTTGGCTTCCTGTTTGGTGATGGTTTTTCCTGTCTCAATATCCATAGGGTAATGAGTAATGATCTGGCTCTCGATACGGTCTTTCAGTGGGGTAACGATACTGCCTCGGTTGGTGTAATCCTCGGGATTGGCCGTGAAAACAAATTGTAAGTCCAGGGGCAGCCGCAAATTAAAGCCGCGAATCTGCAGGTCGCCTTCCTGCAAAATATTGAAAAGGGAAACCTGAATTCTTGCCTGCAGGTCGGGTAGTTCATTGATCACAAAAATGCTTCGGTTGGCGCGGGGGATCAGTCCGAAATGAATCACGCGCTCGTCGGCATAGGAAAGTTTCTGGGCGGCCGCCTTGATGGGGTCAATATCCCCGATCAGGTCGGCAATGGATACATCGGGAGTGGCTAATTTTTCCACATAGCGCTCGTCTCGGTGTTTCCATGCGATCGGGCAATCGTCTCCGAGTTGTTCCACCTGGCTTCTTCCAAAATGTGATAGTGGCGCAAAGGGATCGTCATTGATTTCTGATCCCTGAATGTAGGGAATATATTCGTCCAGCAGCTGGGTGAGTAAGCGGGCTATCCGTGTTTTTGCCTGTCCTCGCAAGCCCAGCAGGTTGATGTTGTGCCCAGCGAGAATTGCCCGCTGAAGTGCTGGAATGACCGTTTCTTCATAACCGTGAATGCCCTGAAAGGGGTTGGTGTTATTTTGCAGGGCTTTGATGAGGTTGCTTCGCAGCTCCTCTTTGATGCTTTTCGGCTGATAGTTGGAGGCTTTCAGTGCGCCGAAGGTGGTGCAGTCGTGGATCGTTGGCATATGGTTGTTTTGGTTTATTGCTAATGAGTGTTGTTACAGGGGTATTGGTTTGATCGATCAATCAATCGGTATAGGCTGAGCAGGTTAGTTAAAGGTTTTTTCGACGATTTTTCTTGAAATCCTCAAAGACCATGTCGCCCAGGCCTTGCAGTCCAGAGAAATAGGCATTGCCCTGATTCGCTTCCGTAAATTCCCTGACGAACTGTTGCAGGTAAGGGTCGGAGGCGATCATGAAAGTGGTGATCGGGATTTTCAGCTTCCTTGCCTGTGTGGCGAGGTTCAGGCATTTATTGACAATCTTTCGGTCGAGGCCAAAGCTGTTTTTGTAATACCCCCGAGGTTCTTTTAAGCAGGAAGGTTTACCATCGGTGATCATGAATATCTGTTTGTTGGTGTTTTTCCGCCGACGCAGCAGATCCATGGCCAATTCCAGCCCTGCCACGGTATTGGTGTGGTAGGGGCCGACTTTCAGGTAGGGCAAATCCTTAATGGCGATCTGCCAGGCATCGTTCCCAAAAACCAGAATGTCGAGGGTGTCCTTGGGGTATTTTTTGGTGATCAGTTCAGCAAGGGCCATCGCGACTTTCTTGGCGGGGGTGATGCGGTCTTCTCCATAAAGGATCATCGAGTGGCTGATGTCGATCATCAGTACGGTGGAGGTTTGGGTTTTGAATTCCTTCTCGACCACCTCCAGATCCTGTTCCTGTAAATGAAAAGCGTTGATGCCGTGGTTGATTTGCGCATTCCGCAGCGAGTCCGTCATGGCGATCTGCCCCATGCTGTCGCCAAATTGCCACGGACGCCTGTCGGCACTGAGTTCATCACCTTGCGGGCCAGTGAAGGGGGTGTGATGTTGCCCACGGTGCGATTTTTTCAGCTTACCGAAAATCTCCTCCAGGGCTGATTTGCGGATTTGGCTTTCCGCTTTGGCCGTTACTTCAATGCTTTGGTCCTGTGGGTTTTCTTTGATATACCCTCGGTCTTTGAGCTCCTGATAAAAATCCCCCATGCCGTAATCCTCATTGGTGAGTTTGTACTGGCGGTCAAGTTCATTCATCCATTTCATGGTTTCACCCACATCGCCAGAGGTGATGGTGATTAACTGCATGAAAATGTCGAGCATCTTCTCAAAAGGCGTTTTCTCGGATTGTTCCTCAGGGTTAAGGTGTTGGAATCGGTAGCCTAACATAGTTTGAATAGTCTGTTTAATTCAATATAGTCAAAAAACATGTCAATACGGTGAATTCAGGATGTCGTGTATTATTCATTTGGTATCGAAAAGGAACAATTTGTTTATAAAAAGGATTAGCTTCGTGTGTTAATATTTACACCAAAACCAAACGACTACCAATTCTTAAGCTATGGGCAGAGGAATTTTCAAATCAAGAGATCCTGAGAAAAATAATGTGGACAAGGCGACTTTAGACAAGCCGAAACAGTTCAAGCAAATTCTCGATGAGCAAATTGAGGCAGGGATGCACGAGTTCAACCGCTCGAATACGGGCTTGTTTTTTTCGGCATTTTCGGCAGGGCTTGAAATCGGGTTCAGTTTTTTGTTCATGTGTATCATCTATTCATTATTTCTGGAAGATGTCAGCATGGCGCAACAGCGATTTTATCTGGCGATGTGTTATCCCTTGGGTTTTATCTTTGTGATCATCGGCCGTTCGGAATTGTTTACCGAGCATACGGCCATGGCGATTCTGCCTTTGCTGAAGAAAATTGTGACGATAAAAGAGCTCCTGGTGCTGTGGGGGATTGTTTACGCTGGTAATTTGCTTGGCGGTTATCTTTTCAGCTTTCTGATCACCTCTCTCGGGCCTAAAATTGGTTTTACCGATTACCGCGCATTCGAGTACATTGCCGTGCACCTTGTCGATTATTCCTGGGACGTAATTTTTGAAAGTGCCATTTTTGCAGGCTGGATGATGGGCTTGCTCGGTTGGCTGGTGACGTCCTCACAAGAGACCATCAGCCGAATTGTTGTCGTGATTATGGTAACGGCCATTATTGGTATGGGCGGTTTTCACCACTGTATTGTGGGTAGCGTGGAGGTGTTCTCGGGTTTCCTTGTAAGTCCTAAGGTAACGTTTATGGATTACCTGAAATTTCAGGCATGGGCAACGCTGGGTAATGCCCTCGGCGGTTCTATATTCGTGGCCGTGCTCAAGTTCAGTCATGTACGCCTGAAGTAAGGCTGAAATGATGACAAAGCCTTTTTCTGATCCTTCAGTTGTTGGCGTCAAATACGATGTCAGTAGGGGGTGTTAACTAATGATGAATGGAGCCCAGAATCCTACGAGCCACTGATTTTCTCCACAGTTGAAGCAGGTTAGTGCGGATTTCATGGTTAAAACTTCCCCAGACATAAAACCTTTTGCTAACTGCGGGCATTCATTTGAAAGGCAGGCCCAACCCATTTTAATGGGTTTGACATTGTTAGGCCAAGGTTTCAACCTTGGTGAAATCGAATTTTACGATCAGCGCATGTACCGAAGGTACATTTCCATTAGCCTCGGGTGTGAACCCGTGGGGGGGCATCACGTGGTAAAAACGAGCCGTAAGACATAATGAGTGAGCCTTTACAGGGTTCTTTGATTATCACGAGAGGGACTCTCGCGATAGGTGTGTTCCATTGTGTCGCTGATTTTTTAACCACAGCTAAAGCAATGGCCTAACAGGGTTAAACCTGCTAAAGCAGGTTGGTGCGGATTTCATGGTTAAAACTTCCCCAGATATAAAACCTTTTGCTGATTGAGGCATTCATTTGAAAAGCAAGCCCAACCCATTTTAATGGGTTTTACCGTGTTAGGCCAAGGTTTCAACCTTGGTGAAATCGAATTTTACGACCAACCCATGTACCGAAGGTACATTTCCAATAGCCTCGATTGTGAACCCGTGGGGATGAATCCATGGGGATTAAACCGTGGGAATTAAACCATGGGATAAAACGAGCCTTTACAGGGTTCTTTGATTATCACGAGAGGGACTCTCGCGATAGGTGTTCTTACCTCGACCTCCTTCTTCTCTTTTAAAAATCATGGTAATCCTTTTAATCATGTAAATCATGGTCAAATCATAGCATTCATTGTTGTCCATTTTGCAATCCCACCCATACCGTTTATCTTTGTGATTAACCACCCTGCGGGCCCCTTTGTAGTCGGGTAGTTGGGTGAAGCGATTAAGTCAATAGTTGTAATATTGAAAAATCGAAACCATAACATATTATTATGTCTGAGCAAATTAAAATTACGCTTCCTGACGGTTCAGTTAGGGAGTACGACAAAGGAATCACCTCGCACGGGGTGGCGTTGAGCATCTCTGAAGGCTTGGCGAGAAATGTATTGTCTGCCAAAGTGAATGGCGAAGTGTGGGATGCTACCCGCGAGATCAAGGAAGATTCAGAAGTTCAGCTTTTGACTTGGAATGACGAGGAAGGAAAGCACACTTTCTGGCACTCTTCGGCCCACCTGATGGCTGAGGCTTTGCAGATTCTTTACCCGCACACCAAATTCGGTATCGGTCCTTCGATTGACAATGGTTTCTACTATGATGTAGATTTCGGCGATCAGGATTTCGGTGATCAGGATTTGGAACGCATCGAGAAAAAGATGTTGGAGTTGGCGAAGCAAAAACAGACGTTCGACCGCAAGGAAGTTTCCAAAGCGGATGCGATTTCTTACTTCACGGAAAAAGATGACGAGTACAAGCTGGAATTGATTGACGGTTTGGAAGATGGTCAGATCACTTTCTATACTTCAGGTGAATTCACCGACCTTTGTCGTGGGCCACACATACCTCACACCGGTTCTATCAAAGCGATCAAATTGTTGAGCGTGGCGGGTGCTTACTGGAGAGGTGATGAAAAACGTAAGCAATTGACTCGAATTTACGGGGTAACTTTCCCTAAAGCCAAAGAATTGAAAGAGCACTTGGCGATGTTGGAAGAGGCTAAAAAGCGCGACCACCGTAAATTGGGTAAAGAGTTGGAGTTGTTTACTTTCTCTGAAAAAGTAGGTCAGGGATTGCCATTGTGGTTGCCGAAAGGTGCGTTGCTGCGTGAGCGTTTGGAGAATTTCTTGAAGAAAGCCCAAAAGCGTGCAGGTTATTTGCCTGTAGTTACGCCACACATCGGTAACAAAAATCTTTATTTGACTTCTGGTCACTACGAGAAATACGGTGAGGATTCATTCCAACCGATTCAGACGCCTTCTGAAGGTGAGGAATTCTTGTTGAAGCCAATGAACTGCCCTCACCACTGTGAGATCTACCGTGCACGTCCGCGTTCCTACAAAGAATTGCCTTACCGTCTTGCCGAGTTCGGTACCGTTTACCGTTACGAGCAGTCTGGTGAGTTGCATGGCCTGACACGTGTCCGCAGCTTTACGCAGGATGATGCCCATATCTTCTGTCGTCCTGATCAGGTAAAAGAAGAGTTCAAAAAGGTAATCGACTTGGTGTTGTATGTTTTCAATGCTTTGGGCTTTGATAACTACACTGCGCAGGTTTCTTTGCGTGATCCTGAAAATAAAACAAAATATATCGGTTCTGATGAAGACTGGGCTTTGGCTGAGGCTTCCATTCAGGAGGCTGCTGATGAAAAAGGCCTGAACACCGTAGTGGAAACTGGCGAAGCGGCTTTCTATGGTCCTAAATTGGACTTTATGGTAAAAGATGCTTTGGGTCGTTCTTGGCAGTTGGGAACCATTCAGGTGGATTATCAGTTGCCTCAGCGCTTCGAATTGGAGTACACTGGTTCTGATAACCAAAAGCACCGTCCAGTAATGATTCACCGTGCGCCTTTCGGTTCTATGGAGCGTTTTACGGCAGTATTGATCGAGCATTGCGCAGGTAGATTCCCGTTGTGGTTGGCGCCAGAGCAAATTGCAGTCTTGCCAATCTCTGAGAAATATGCGGATTACGCGGAGAAGGTTTACAATGCGTTCCAGTTAGCGGATATCAATGGTTTTGTGGATCACCGTGATGAGAAGATCGGTCGTAAAATCCGTGATGCTGAGGTGACAAAAATTCCTTATATGATTATCGCTGGTGAGAAAGAAGCTGCTGAAGGCAAAGTTTCCTTGCGTAAACATGGCGAAGGAGATATCGGAACATTTACAATTGAAGAAGCATTGAAATACATGCAAGATAAAATTGAAAGCAGTGTTACTGGAGGCTAATTACTGATTTTTTATCGCAAAATGAAAAGGTCGTTGTTCTTCGGAATGGCGATCTTTTTTTTGTGCCTAAGGCAGAAGTGCCTCAAGAGCTATTGTTTTTGATCGATCAGGTTAGAAATTTAATCTTTGGGCAGATGAGGATTGAAATTCCTGAAAGCGGTTTTTTTGGTACGAATTTGGCTATTTATCGCTGAATTCGCAGTTCATGGTTACGCGCTTTTCTCATGAATTTATATTTTGATAAAAAATCCTTGTTAAATTGAGGGACAATAATTCCATTAGTCGGAAAAAATGTCCATATTTGCGACTCGAATTTTAAGTTTAACGAAATTAAATACATACTATCAGACCAAGAAGATCAAACCGTGGACGGATGGTGAGGCAAGAAGAGCCTTATCGCGTTAATGAAAAAATTACCGCACGTGAAATCCGTGTAGTAGGGGAAAATGTTGAAGTAGGTGTCTACTCAACACGTGATGCCCTAAAAATGGCCAAAGAGCAAGGTTTGGACTTAGTAGAGATTTCTCCAAAGGCCGATCCTCCTGTTTGTCGTATCATTGACTATTCGAAGTTCAAATACGAGCAAAAGAAAAAGCAAAAGGAAATTAAGGCGAAGGCTCAGAAAACGGTGTTGAAAGAGATTCGTTTCGGTCCTAATACTGATGAGCACGATTTTCAATTTAAATTGAAGCATGCTGAGAAGTTCTTGGAAGAAGGTGCGAAAGTGAAAGCTTACGTGCATTTCGTAGGTCGTACGATTGTCTTCAAGGATCGCGGTGAGGTATTGTTGCTTAAATTCGCTCAGGCTTTAGCTGAATTGGCGAAAGTTGACCAATTGCCAAAATTGGAAGGAAAGCGTATGACCATCATGCTTTCTCCTAAGAAAAAAGCGGCAAAGTAATCCAACGATATTCATGCAAGGAGGCGGGTATCTTCTGGTATCCGTCTTTATTGTGTCAATATATATTAGACTATTTTATTTATTTTAACCGATTTGTATTATGCCTAAGGTAAAAACCAAATCAAGTGCTAAGAAACGTTTTAAGTTGACTGGTACTGGAAAAATCAAAAGAAAGCACGCTTTCAAAAGTCACATTTTGACTAAAAAAACAAAGAAGCAAAAGCGTAATTTGACGCACGCAGGTTTAGTTGATAAAGCTGACTTGTCGAACATCAAAGCACAGCTTCACATCTAATTTCGGCTAAGCCGAAGTTTCGGTTTATTTATTATTTCACCAGGCATTTGGTCTAAAAGATAAGCATTCGTAAGAATCACCATCTGTCAAAAAATTTATTATTATGCCAAGAAGTGTAAATCACGTAGCGTCAAGAACGCGTCGTAAAAGAGTTCTTAAATTAGCCAAAGGTTATTTTGGCCGTCGTAAAAATGTTTGGACAGTAGCTAAGAACGCCGTTGAAAAAGGTTTGGGATATGCTTACCGTGACCGTAAGGTTAAGAAGCGTGACTTCCGTTCACTTTGGATCCAGCGTATCAACGCAGGTGCTCGCCAAGAAGGTATGTCTTACTCTGCCTTGATGGGTGCATTGAAAAAGAACAACATTGAGCTAAACCGTAAGGTATTGGCTGATTTAGCGATGAATCATCCTGAGGCTTTCAAAGCAATCGTTGCGAAAGTAAAATAAAATAGTTCTATTTCAATATAGAGGGCCCACTCATTAATTTGAGTGGGTTTTTTTTATGCCTTATTTTTTTAAGATCCTCCTTTGATTGAATTTTTTATGTTGTTGGTAGAATATTTTATAGTTTCAATAAAAAAATGAAGTTCTTCACGGTGTTATCAATTACTTCATCAACACTATGAGAACGCTTTACCTTCTTTTATTTTTTTTACTGACTCATGTAAGCATGGCGCAAAGTGTCAAAGTACAGGGGCAGGTGTTTGGTTTACAAAATCAGGAAGCACTTGAGGGGGCTTACCTTTTATTTACCGCAGTGGATGAGCCCTCGGTGAGTATTCAAACGGTTGTGGGCGCAGCGGGCAGTTATATGGCGCAGTTGCCACAGGCTGGCCGCTATAAGGTGCAATGTCAGTTTTTGGGTTATCAGCCTTATCAAATGGTGGTTAAAGTGGAAGGCGCTGATCAGGTGACCCTGCCGCTGATTCAGCTTGAGGCAACCACAAAGGTGCTTGATACGCTCGAAATCCGCGCTTCGGTACTTCAGGTGGAGGTGAAGCAGGATACGACGGTATTTATCGCTGACGGCTTTAAAACACGCCCTGAGGCTATGGCGGAAGATCTTATCCGAAAGTTACCCAGTGTGGAGGTGGACCTTTCGGGGAATGTCACCGCAGAGGGGGAGGAAGTGAAGAAGGTGCTGGTGGATGGCCGCCCATTTTTTGGCAGTGATCCCAAGATTGCCATGCGGAACCTGCCAGTGGAGATTATTGAGAAAATTGAGGTGATTGACGAGCAGAGTGAGCAGTCAAGGTTTACAGGTTTTGATGATGGCGACCGCACGAAAGTGCTCAACATCATCACCAAAAAAGCCAAGCAATACGGTAAGTTTGGTCGGGTGGAACTCGGCTATGGAGCAGACCAGCGTTATGCGGCTACGGGTAATTTAAACCTGTTTAAGGGTGACCAGCGGATTTCCCTGATCGGGATGTCGAATAATGTGAATGAGCAGAATTTTTCCATGCAGGATTTGATGGGCGTGGTTGGCGGTGGTGGCCGCCGACGCGGCGGACGTGGAGGGGACGGCGGCAGTTCGCCTTTCGATCAGTCGCAAAATTTCCTGAGCAATCAGAATGCGGGGATATCGACCACCAATGCGTTGGGCTTGAATTATTCGGACAAATGGGGGGAGAAGTGGACCGTGACGGGCAGTTATTTTTTCAATCAGAAAAGCACGGATCAGTTTTCAGAAACTTTCAGGACTTATCCGATAGAGGGGGCGGAAGATCAGCAGATGAATGCGGATGAGGGGCACCATCAGTCGAATTTAAATCACCGCTTTAATGCACAGCTCGAATATAAAATCGATGACCGAAATTCTTTGCTCATCAAGCCGAGTCTGAGTATTCAGGGCAACAACAGTACCGACGACTGGCGTCAGACGACTTTGTTGGAAGAGGATACGCTGAACTATTCCGACAATGCGCAGTCGGCAACACGGTCGGGGGTGAACTTTTCGAACAGTGTGCTGTATCGCCATCAGTTTGAAAAAGAACGTCGTACATTTTCGGTGGAAGCCAACACCTCGGTGTATCATCAGGATGGTATAGTGGATAACTGGGCCATTACCCGAAGTTTGCGGGAGGAAATGGTGCAGATCGATACCACTGATCAGCAAACCAATGCAGTGACTAAAAATTATGCTTTGGGTCTGAATACCAGCTATACCGAACCTGTGGGGACGTATGCCATGTTGCAATTGGGTTATAAATTTGGTTACGATGTTCGGCAGGCGGATACGCGTGTGTATGCGCAGCACCAGTTTTCGGAACAGGAGCGTGAGTTGCTCGATCAGCAGTCGAGTGTGTTTAATAACGCCAATGCGAGTCATGCGCCTTACCTGAGGTATCAGTGGCGTAAAGATGAGCTGTCCTTTTCGGCTGGCGGTTCTTATCAGTTGATGATGATGGATTCTGAAAATACTTTCCCGCAAAATGGCTTGTATCAGTACCAGTTTCAGCAGTTTTTACCTGAGGCCAATTTGTCGTATCGATTCAGCCGTGCCAAAAGGTTGCGCGTCAGTTATCGGGCATCAACAAGTCTGCCGTCAGTAACCGCCTTGCAGGATGTTATTGATCTGAGTGATCCGCTCAATATTTCGATGGGTAATCCCGCACTTCAGCAGGAGAATAACCATACTTTGCGCTTTAATTACCGGTCGTTTGATCCTCGGGCGGGAAAGTTTATGT is a window from the Persicobacter psychrovividus genome containing:
- a CDS encoding metal-dependent hydrolase, which produces MKVTYYGHATVYMEVAGKRLLFDPFISGNELAKDIDLEAIKVDYLLLSHAHQDHILDTEAIFKNNPDLTLISNFEIINYFNEKGIENALPMNLGGKIQIDDLEIKMTIAHHTSSFPDGSYGGNPAGFVVKAQEGTFYFAGDTALTNDMKLIADEYKIDFSILPIGDHFTMGIDDALRSADFVQCDRIVAMHYDTFPPIKVNQEECLQKAEKANKELIFIEIGKSVNL
- a CDS encoding magnesium chelatase encodes the protein MPTIHDCTTFGALKASNYQPKSIKEELRSNLIKALQNNTNPFQGIHGYEETVIPALQRAILAGHNINLLGLRGQAKTRIARLLTQLLDEYIPYIQGSEINDDPFAPLSHFGRSQVEQLGDDCPIAWKHRDERYVEKLATPDVSIADLIGDIDPIKAAAQKLSYADERVIHFGLIPRANRSIFVINELPDLQARIQVSLFNILQEGDLQIRGFNLRLPLDLQFVFTANPEDYTNRGSIVTPLKDRIESQIITHYPMDIETGKTITKQEAKVPEQLKESIIIPDLLLSLIEQVAVEARNSEYIDVKSGVSARLTISALETLYATAERRMLLNGEKQSQARLADFLQIIPAITGKVELVYEGEQEGAAAVAATLMEKAVRSTFAELYPSPEKVRKQTDNPYLQVAQYFEKGNVIDLLSESTDKAFEAALKNIPPLEALIKKHQPDLSGEEHLTHKEFLLHGLSAYSLISKKPLGKGHQFSDLLSGMLNMDQPFGDEE
- a CDS encoding vWA domain-containing protein — translated: MLGYRFQHLNPEEQSEKTPFEKMLDIFMQLITITSGDVGETMKWMNELDRQYKLTNEDYGMGDFYQELKDRGYIKENPQDQSIEVTAKAESQIRKSALEEIFGKLKKSHRGQHHTPFTGPQGDELSADRRPWQFGDSMGQIAMTDSLRNAQINHGINAFHLQEQDLEVVEKEFKTQTSTVLMIDISHSMILYGEDRITPAKKVAMALAELITKKYPKDTLDILVFGNDAWQIAIKDLPYLKVGPYHTNTVAGLELAMDLLRRRKNTNKQIFMITDGKPSCLKEPRGYYKNSFGLDRKIVNKCLNLATQARKLKIPITTFMIASDPYLQQFVREFTEANQGNAYFSGLQGLGDMVFEDFKKNRRKNL
- a CDS encoding formate/nitrite transporter family protein, with protein sequence MGRGIFKSRDPEKNNVDKATLDKPKQFKQILDEQIEAGMHEFNRSNTGLFFSAFSAGLEIGFSFLFMCIIYSLFLEDVSMAQQRFYLAMCYPLGFIFVIIGRSELFTEHTAMAILPLLKKIVTIKELLVLWGIVYAGNLLGGYLFSFLITSLGPKIGFTDYRAFEYIAVHLVDYSWDVIFESAIFAGWMMGLLGWLVTSSQETISRIVVVIMVTAIIGMGGFHHCIVGSVEVFSGFLVSPKVTFMDYLKFQAWATLGNALGGSIFVAVLKFSHVRLK
- the thrS gene encoding threonine--tRNA ligase yields the protein MSEQIKITLPDGSVREYDKGITSHGVALSISEGLARNVLSAKVNGEVWDATREIKEDSEVQLLTWNDEEGKHTFWHSSAHLMAEALQILYPHTKFGIGPSIDNGFYYDVDFGDQDFGDQDLERIEKKMLELAKQKQTFDRKEVSKADAISYFTEKDDEYKLELIDGLEDGQITFYTSGEFTDLCRGPHIPHTGSIKAIKLLSVAGAYWRGDEKRKQLTRIYGVTFPKAKELKEHLAMLEEAKKRDHRKLGKELELFTFSEKVGQGLPLWLPKGALLRERLENFLKKAQKRAGYLPVVTPHIGNKNLYLTSGHYEKYGEDSFQPIQTPSEGEEFLLKPMNCPHHCEIYRARPRSYKELPYRLAEFGTVYRYEQSGELHGLTRVRSFTQDDAHIFCRPDQVKEEFKKVIDLVLYVFNALGFDNYTAQVSLRDPENKTKYIGSDEDWALAEASIQEAADEKGLNTVVETGEAAFYGPKLDFMVKDALGRSWQLGTIQVDYQLPQRFELEYTGSDNQKHRPVMIHRAPFGSMERFTAVLIEHCAGRFPLWLAPEQIAVLPISEKYADYAEKVYNAFQLADINGFVDHRDEKIGRKIRDAEVTKIPYMIIAGEKEAAEGKVSLRKHGEGDIGTFTIEEALKYMQDKIESSVTGG
- the infC gene encoding translation initiation factor IF-3 codes for the protein MVRQEEPYRVNEKITAREIRVVGENVEVGVYSTRDALKMAKEQGLDLVEISPKADPPVCRIIDYSKFKYEQKKKQKEIKAKAQKTVLKEIRFGPNTDEHDFQFKLKHAEKFLEEGAKVKAYVHFVGRTIVFKDRGEVLLLKFAQALAELAKVDQLPKLEGKRMTIMLSPKKKAAK
- the rpmI gene encoding 50S ribosomal protein L35; translation: MPKVKTKSSAKKRFKLTGTGKIKRKHAFKSHILTKKTKKQKRNLTHAGLVDKADLSNIKAQLHI
- the rplT gene encoding 50S ribosomal protein L20 translates to MPRSVNHVASRTRRKRVLKLAKGYFGRRKNVWTVAKNAVEKGLGYAYRDRKVKKRDFRSLWIQRINAGARQEGMSYSALMGALKKNNIELNRKVLADLAMNHPEAFKAIVAKVK
- a CDS encoding TonB-dependent receptor domain-containing protein, whose product is MAQSVKVQGQVFGLQNQEALEGAYLLFTAVDEPSVSIQTVVGAAGSYMAQLPQAGRYKVQCQFLGYQPYQMVVKVEGADQVTLPLIQLEATTKVLDTLEIRASVLQVEVKQDTTVFIADGFKTRPEAMAEDLIRKLPSVEVDLSGNVTAEGEEVKKVLVDGRPFFGSDPKIAMRNLPVEIIEKIEVIDEQSEQSRFTGFDDGDRTKVLNIITKKAKQYGKFGRVELGYGADQRYAATGNLNLFKGDQRISLIGMSNNVNEQNFSMQDLMGVVGGGGRRRGGRGGDGGSSPFDQSQNFLSNQNAGISTTNALGLNYSDKWGEKWTVTGSYFFNQKSTDQFSETFRTYPIEGAEDQQMNADEGHHQSNLNHRFNAQLEYKIDDRNSLLIKPSLSIQGNNSTDDWRQTTLLEEDTLNYSDNAQSATRSGVNFSNSVLYRHQFEKERRTFSVEANTSVYHQDGIVDNWAITRSLREEMVQIDTTDQQTNAVTKNYALGLNTSYTEPVGTYAMLQLGYKFGYDVRQADTRVYAQHQFSEQERELLDQQSSVFNNANASHAPYLRYQWRKDELSFSAGGSYQLMMMDSENTFPQNGLYQYQFQQFLPEANLSYRFSRAKRLRVSYRASTSLPSVTALQDVIDLSDPLNISMGNPALQQENNHTLRFNYRSFDPRAGKFMFLNASAGLTNDKVTNATYIVQRDSTLSNGVEVSKGTTIQQSVNLNGYLTANMQFVIGFPVEVIKSNLNLHSNYSFTREVGMTNQRVAYTNNNRFGQTVKLSSNIGEDTDFSMSWKTNLYLINSDFNPDQNNDYFQHSLQLMARQTFLKRCFVSAETNFVKYDGLSEIDPTVFLMNLSLGMRMMKDNRAELSVKVFDLFNQNQSIARNVTSAYVEDVYTQVLQRYGMVSFTYRLSNFDPSGGRKPPKGLSPELMHQMRP